From a region of the uncultured Draconibacterium sp. genome:
- a CDS encoding transcriptional regulator, with product MFKSLDPLLHSQVRLAIMTILLNVKSAEFSYLLENIETSKGNLSFQITKLKEGGYIKVKKSFRKNYPLTTLSITPKGIEAYEKYVEAISEYFQKSGKL from the coding sequence ATGTTTAAAAGCCTCGATCCACTTCTTCACTCACAGGTGCGGCTGGCTATCATGACAATTTTGCTAAATGTAAAGTCGGCCGAATTTTCGTATTTGCTCGAGAACATCGAAACGTCAAAGGGCAACCTCAGTTTCCAGATAACGAAGCTAAAGGAAGGTGGTTATATTAAAGTTAAAAAGTCGTTTCGTAAAAACTATCCTCTTACTACTTTAAGCATTACTCCTAAAGGAATTGAAGCCTACGAAAAATATGTTGAAGCCATTTCTGAATATTTCCAGAAATCGGGTAAACTATAA